Genomic segment of Eremothecium sinecaudum strain ATCC 58844 chromosome VIII, complete sequence:
GGGGGTAAAATATACAAGCCGTAAAAGCGCAGTATTAAAAGTAGTCTACAAGCGGAATTCAAGAAAGAACATTCACGTCGTTAAAGCATCATGGAAGGCGTAGATGAGGTTACTTTGGTTTCTGGGAATGGTGAGGAATTCAAAATACCAGAACAAGTAGCTCTGCAATCTCCTACCTTGAGCAAGATGCTAAGTTCATCTTTTCTTGAACAAAAGGAGAGGAGAATAGTGCTATCGGAAACTGATGGTAAGATCCTTAGTAAAGTTATTGAGTACTTAAATTATGTGTATGATAATAAGGATAAGGACGCAGATGAAGATATACCAGAATTTAACGTACCACCTGAAATTTCATTGGAACTGTTGCTTGTTGCAGACTACTTACAAATCTAGTTAATAAAAGTTTAACTACAATCTAGCAAAATTTACCTTCTTGGTCTTCGCTTTAGATGCCATTATAGGACAGTATGGGCATTTGAAGTTACAGGTGCCGTTTGTACTTAACTTGTCAAGACTTTTCTTCGATATTATGTGATGACAAGGTAATGAATATGGAGGGTTTTCAATGGTGGTTTCCTCCTTGAGAACAGGACAAATGAAAACAGGATGAAAATTGCACACAAAATCAGGAAGTTTGACATGGAATGGAAGCTCGTCCTCTGTTGACCAGTCTACATGGCTAGCAGCTCTAATAGTTTGGTACTTGATAAAAAATTGGAAAGAAATAATACCACTAAGAAGTATGAGGAACAAGGATGAATCGTATAGAAGATTATTTGCTTTGCAGTAATCCTTTGTGAACAACGCGATGCACTTTTCTAGCTGAGCTTTTATCTCTTCCTCTAACAGATGGAACCTTTCTTCGCCGCCTACGACTATTTTGCCTAGGAGCGCGCCGATATCGCGACGTATGCAATACTTACGGGTTTTAATCATCATATCTGGAATGTTTTCCATCACGTAGTTATACGAGAGTAGTTTGTCCCCGCTTAGCAATAGCTGTTTAGCTTTTAGAAGATAAAGCTCAAACTGCAAGTTGGATCCAGGCGTACACCACTTCATGCAGCTTTCTAGAGACCCGCTCTTGAGATCCTGTATAATCTGACCCATTTCGACATATTCCTCTGTTATATGTTCATCAACACCGTATAAAGTTTTCATGTAATTAACTATCTCAGCACGTTCGCGCATTGGAACATTACTTATATTATAGCGAGCAAGGTGCTTACCAATAGCAGAGGCCACATATTCCTTAGCATGGGGTGGTAACCTGTTTGTGTATACTTTTTCTAGCTCAAAATCAAACAGTTTACTAACTGCGTGCTTCTCGAACCTATTTTGTTGTACTATAGCTGCTTTACATGATTTCCGAATATTTGCATCCCAAGCATTATGTGTTTTGCGTAACTTCTCAGAAATTAATTGACGTTTCTTATTAAAACTGGCCTCATCTTCCACTTTACCGGACTGAAGTTCTTGCTGTTGTTTATTCAAATGCGCctttaacttctttaaCTGAAGCTTGAACTCATGTGTTTCAGTGAGGCATTTCTTTAAGACATGGTTACGAATATCATCACCATCGTAAAACCTTTTGAATTCCGTGTCTAAATTCTCCAACAACTGAGACATTCTTGTCTAATAGTAAGCACAAATATAGAATACTGGAGCGACTATTGGTGCTTACTTTGTTTAGAGAAGTTAGGCAGTAACCGCATACGTAGTGTGCCCCCTTTCTCCTGTATTTGGGATTCTCTAAATGCCCGTCTAAAGTGATGAGATAGGTTATGCCTTCAATTGATGGACTGCCAAGAAGAGAAAGGATATACCCTTGCTGTCCTACTGCCGTTATCTATCTGTGACATTTAGCGGTTTTAGTGTCCACCGGCGACGTTATTATCCTCTTCTACCGCCTCTGCTCATGCATCTCTCTAAATGGGCAGCAAACCTATTTGCTGAAATATCCCTATCACAATTATTACATCTGAAGTATATCGATGATTCTTGCTGTTTCTGGCGACCGTATATATCAAGTTTACCGTTTGGATCATAATTTAATGTTGGATTATTTGGGTATCTTGCATTTAAAAATTGGTTTTGACTAGTGGCTCTAGAAACAATGTCTTGTACGATAGAAGTAACTAGATTGTAATAAATATCTTCAGCCATCGTAAGGATTGTGACTTGCGGCATGGTTTTATGTTGTACAGTCATATATGAGGGGGGGATACTGAATtgattattattttcttcgtATCGGATATCTTCCTAATATTCTGTAGAATGTTTGTGAGTATAGAACGCAGTTTTTCATATACAACAAAGTTTAGACGGAAAGTTAAATAAATTAAACGAGATTAAAAGCAGCAGGACCGCAACTATAGACGAAAGATGTAACTCATCTCACTAAGTACTAAATCAATTCATAGAGTACTAAAAGGTAATAAATAAGTTAAATAATAGACAGGCATTAAGGTGCAGACGATGAGTCCACTATAATTTAGTTCCAGCAGGCTTCGACAATGAAAGAGCCTCTGTCTTAATAGCGTCACCAAGACCTGGATCAACACGGTGGAACATGGCAAAGACGCGCTCCTGGATATCTGGAGAAGCATTAGAAACATGGACAGCAACATTGTGTGCGAGGTTCTTCTGCTGGCCTGGTTGACGGGCAAGCACTTTCGTGTAGAGGTCTCTGGCTTGCACAAAATCGATATCGCCTGGAGATGTGGCCCAGTGGAATGGAAGAGCAGGGCCGGACCATTTCTCTTGGTGTTCCTGGATGGGGATGTTAGCAGCTGCGAACTTGTAGCTGTTTGAGGTGTTGAGGTAGTTGGATTCGCTACCCAAATTACCGTCAACGTTCATTGGACCGTCTCTGATAGCTGGGTGGAAAGACTTGGAAGCGTATGGGCAGTTTACAGGGACCTGGTGGTAGTTAGGCCCAATTCTGTAACGGTGAGCATCTGCATAAGCAAATAGACGAGCCTGTAACACAGGATCGGCACTAGGCTCCTGATAAGGCACAGTGGTACTTGGAGCAAATGCGGCCTGTTCCACTTGAGCAAAGAAATTCTTTGGCACCTCGTTCAAGACCATCTTACCGACGCGGCGCAATGGGAAGTCCTTTTGAGGCCATACCTTGGTCAAGTCAAACACAGAGAATGGCAACTTCTTGGCTTCCTCCTCGGTCATGGTCTGGATATAGACAGTCCACGAAGGGTAGTCACCCTTTTCAATTGAGTTTACTAAGTCTTCCTGGCAGAAATCTGCGTTCTCACCGGCAAGCTTCCCAGCTTCTTCATGCGTTAGATTCTTGATTCCCTGGTCGGTCTTGATGTGTACCTGGACATAGCGCCAGTCGCCCTTCTTGTTAGACCACTTGTAGGTGTGTCCGGAGTAACCGTTCATGTGTCTGTAAGAAGCTGGGATACCACGGTCCGAGAACAAAATCATCACCTGATGGATCGCAACCTGGTTCTCGGGCGTAGTCAAGAAATCCCAGAACATGTTCGCATCCTTCAAATTCGTCTTCGGGTTCCTCTTCTGCGTGTGGATAAAGTGAGGGAACTTCGCAGGGTCCCTGATAAAGAACACTGGAGTGTTGTTGTAGACCCAGTCCAAATTACCCTCCTCAGTGTAAAACTTAGTGGAAAACCCACGGGGATCACGCACAGTGTCAGCGGACCCCTTCTCACCTCCCACAGTCGAGAAACGCACCAAACACCTCGTTTTCTTACCTATCTCGGAAAACATGGCAGAACCGCACACGTCCGTGATGTCGTCTGTGACCTCAAAGTACCCAAACGCCCCTGACCCGTGCGCATGAGGGTTCCTCTCCGGTATCCGCTCTCTGTTGAAGTGGGCAAGCAAATCAACCAAGTTGTAGTCCTGCATCAACAGCGGCCCGTGTTGCCCAACCCGCTGGGTGGCAAATGGGTCACCAAGCGGCTTACCAAGCGAGTTAGTCACAACCCTGTCATCTCTGACGTCGGCAGTATTTGTATTATCTTCACTAGACATTAGCCCCAAAATTCAATCAAATAGTATCGTGTTTAACTTTAAGAAACACTTATAAGACACTGATCTTAATTCCAAACTACCTACCACTCATTCTGTACCTCTCTTCTACTCAAAACCCTCATTTATATAACCATTCAAAATATCAATGAACTATCTCTCTTCGACCGATATTTCCATAGTGTATCTGCTCTACAGCTAAACCCCGTGAGAGGTTGCTTATTGATTGATTACTCCAACGAACCATGCTGTTTCATTCACCCCTGTATTTGGGAATCAATGACCCCTATTATCCGCAACCTTTTTTAACGTTTTTTTTCCGGCTTACTTCCGTCCGAAATAGCGGGGACTGCCATAGCAATGTCACACGCTTTAAAATCTTGATAGTAGGGCGACATAATAGGCAACTCTATAACATCGTAGAACCATTTCGTAATCGCTGGGTGATTATTGCGCCATTCTGCTCCATAAAAAAATTCAAAGCACCTCCTAAAAATTGCCGCCGTGAATAGGTCCGCTAGAGTGGCTTCTTCAGTCTCGGCCAAATAATTTATATTCGATAACCTTTTCTCATAAACGTCGGTAATAGCATCCAAATTTTTAGAGgcttcttcaaaagaaTTCTTGTCATATGGCTTTTCACCTTTAATCTGGGTTAGCATTGTAGCCATATTAATACAGAAATCTGTGTTTGCAAGTGATAAGTACATTAAAATAAGTGTATGTTTAGAGAGATCAGAGGTGTGTAGTAACCTTTCTCTTGTTTTATAGTCTGGAGAGGTCTTTAACAAGTAAATCATAATGGGTATAACTTCAGTCAATTTGGCTCCTGTAGCAGTGATAAGACAGGGAACCTTCCTGAGAGGGAAATTCTTGGACCATTCTTCTAGATATTGGTCTGGGTCTCTAATTTCCACTTTCAGCCCCAGGTGGGAAACGAGCAACTTGGGGACGAGACAGCGGATACGCTTATTGACATAGAGTACGGACATTGGTGGTTCGGTGTGGTTAAGAAGCGTGTGATGAAAGTGCGAGCTTATAATGCAATAAATGCAATATTACGCACCCtttttttgttgaaaaggCCGGGTGATATCGCGCGGAACTTGAACGTCACGAAGGAACTGGCGGGTGGTGTGTCACGTGACGTGCCTTTTCAACCATCATCGATATGTTTCATCGTCGCAAGAATTGATACACTTGGACAATATAGGGCTCATACAAAACCAGTGGAGCTGGAAAATGTGCTAGGTAGTTGCTAAAGATTCATAAGAGAGACTAGTGACTACTGCGATAAATACATTTAACTATAATGGCCGAGATGACGACTTCTTCAACTAGCCTAGAAGTTCCTACCGAGCCGGTGGATGACACATTGAAGCTACAGCAGCTTGGTATTCAATGTATTTCTCCAGGCCTTTCGAGTGAGAATATGGACAATAAGATGCTGACTACCATGCGGATCTCCAAATCGATCGCGAAGGAGCAACGACGGCAAATTGAAAAACTTGGTACTATTAATAACGTCGCGGAAACGTCACAGAGCGTTGAAGCGCCACCTGTGAATGATACTGTGCCGTCACAGGGCAGCAGTACGCTAATGAGACCTCGTGGGAAGTCTCTGCGTAGGAATCGGATGCCCCGTCCGCTAAATATTGGTGGTACGAGTATCAATAATGCCGGACCCGATGGTCTTTGCGCACTTGCAGTTGAATCTGCACCTGCGCATATTACTAATTACCAACAGGCgctgcagcagcagcagaaCAGGGTTCTAAAGCCTCGGGTGCAGTACATGGGGAAACAGTCGTTGCGCTATGGTGCTGGAGGCCGCCGCGCGGGCGCGTTAGTCCATATGGGGTACCCGCCATTGATGCCCATGTATCCGTATGGACCGCAGTATTACCCGCAATCTAGTCAACCTCAATATTCCGCGCCTATGTACATGATGATGCCACACCTTGCGACGGCGTGTCCGCGTATAAACTCATCTTACGGGCAGCAATTTGGCCCGCATTCTGCAGTACCCACCGCAAAGCCTCGTGTCCAAACTGGCAGTGCCAATAAGGTTCAAGTGGATTTTGAAAGCTTTTTGGAGGGTACTAGGCAGAACGTGATCCCCACGCGCGATGTATTTGCCAACAACACATCCAAATGGGCACCTCTCAAGGCCCAGCCTCTTAGCGCGCAGGAGGAGTTTTTTGGTAAGCGCAGCAAGCTGTCATCTGATCCGGAGGTCGATGAAAGTGGTCCAGATGCAGAAGATACCGCTCTGGACGTCCCGGAAGAGGACGCCTCCACTACTTTGAAAAATGCTTCCGCGCAAGGATCTGAGACGGTCTCTGCAAATGCTCCCACTGCACATGTTGTACCCGGCGAAAGCATCAGGGGAGAAATTACCATCTTGGACGATACCTTTGCATTCGAGTTTTCCTCCATCAAGGATAAGACAGACAAGAAGATGTTTATTAGTATTTGTGATAAAGTCTGGGACGAATCTAAGAAGCTTAATAATGGTACAGAGAAAGACATGCAATGAAAGCATACAACCATTTCCCAAGACTTATGTACTTCCCCGGGCGAAGTGATTGAGCAACAGTTGACGTATATAATGCGCATATATATGTGTATAACTTTATGTATTGTGCTGTGATATTGTTATCTGCAGTGTGCAGAGTATTTTTAATTCTTAATATTAACGTTTAACTCTAAAAATCATTACTTGTTGTACGAGAAGGGAATATTAGAAAAGGGAGATGGCATATCACCAATCTAACCATACTCAATTATCCTCATACAATCTTCTCACTGTTAGATGAATTTAGCATAAATATTAAGCTACTCAATTAAAGCACGTGATCAGTTGGCGCATGGCCGGGTAATGACTCGTAAGATATGACGCACAGCTGTTTATTGTAGCTACCTAAGAATGTTACGTCCCTTCCTGAGGAAGACCGAACTTCAACGTAACTAGAACTGTAGAGTAGCCCTGCAACAGCATCAAAACTGGTTCCGATCCAAGTGGTTTTAGATTTTGATAGGGTCCATTCCCAAAGGATATAACAGAGGAAAACCTGAGAAGAAATATTTCACAAAATCTTTTCATTATGTCTCTATCCATGTTGGTTACTCGATTAAAGAGGTCACCATTAGGTGTTGTATTGTTTCCAATCGTTACGATCACTCTAATATACTTCATATTATTTTCCAGAGAGGGATCTTTAATAGGGAGAGAGACTTCCATTTCTAATCACAAATGGACACATGAAGTGGAAGGCACGTGGCATTTCCCTCATTCTAGCAAGTTTAAAGCTCGCAAGTATTCATACAAATATAAACCAAGCAGGCTATTCAGCGGTAGAGCAAACGAGCAGGTCAACAATGATAGGGTTGAGCACTTTGATTTAAATACTTTGAAGACTACGAAAACGCCGGCTGCCAATAAAGAGCGCGTCTTGATTTTGACGCCAATGCAAAGGTTCCATAACCAGTACTGGGAGAACTTATTAGCTTTAACATATCCACGTGAGTATATGGAACTAGGTTTTATTATTCCTAGATCTTCTACTGGTGATGAAGCCTTGAAGTTGTTGGAGTCTGCTGTGAAGAAAATACAGAGCGGGGCCAAAAATCAAAGGTTTGCCAAGGTAACCATATTGAGACAGGATTCAGCTTCATTCGATCAATTGGATGAGAAAGATAGACATGCTTATAAGGTTCAGAAGGAGAGGCGTGCAGCTATGGCATCTGCAAGAAATGAGTTGCTATTCTCTACTATAGGTCCTCTTACATCATGGGTATTATGGCTAGATGCCGATATAGTCGAGACCTCACCATCCGTCATTGAAGAGATGGCAATGCATGATAAGGAAGTCTTATCAGCTAACGTCTTCCAAAGGTTCATCAATGATGATAAACAGAAAGATATTAGGCCGTATGACTTCAATAACTGGCAAGAAAGTGACACTGGTTTAATGTTGGCTTCAAAGATGGCTGAGGATGAAATTATAGTGGAGGGCTATGCTGAGATTGCCACTTATAGGGTTTTGATGGCAAAGATTTATGATCCTTCAGGTAATCCATCACAGGAAATCCCATTAGATGGTGTTGGTGGTGGTTGTACGTTAGTGAAAGCACATGTACACAGGGACGGTGCAATGTTCCCAAATTTCCCATTTTACCATTTGATAGAGACTGAAGGGTTTGCGAAAATGGCTAAGAGGTTAGGTTATAAAGTATTTGGTTTGCCCAATTATCTAGTCTACCATATCGAGGAATAAattcttcatcaataataGATCGAATTTTGAATAATTGAATCATATTTATGTATAATTTAaactatatatatacatacatatacatatatatctacatatatatatatctacGTATACATATATCGATGTATCCTTTGTACATTTCTATATTCCGGTAGCCATATGCTGAACGCACAAATATCCTACCTATGACTCTGGTGGGGTGCGATATGCTAGAAGGTTTGTAGTTTTCTGTAAGTCAAGTCCTAGGTAGTTTGCAACGTAACCACCAATACCGGTATTTTCCTGATTTCCCATTAGGTATTGTTTGACTCTCATCCATGAGGATACTTTATTTGAATATGCGTAAACATTAACATCCACAGCAGTATGCCCCGAAGTCGACCATCCAATTAAAGCTCTCCTAGACAACATATCAGACAACCTTGCAAACACAACCATAGCATCATTCTCATTTATAATCGCCTCTACCTCTGCATCGTCATAGTCCTTTATTCCTAAACCCTTTTCGAAGATTTCCTCTTTTACGTAGCTTTTCATCACATCAACGTCGGTCTCATTTGAAAATCGCGTTGTTAATTTTTGCGTTAGATATTGCGTAGAATGTCTTACGCGTGCCAAGACCTCAGGTTTCCAAACGTACTCCGGATAGTCATCACCGATTTGCCTTCCAATCGCCAAACCACCTGTCTCGTGATCTGACGTCGAAATGATGAGCGTCTCTACTGAAGTACGGTCAGCGAAGTTAACAGCAGCTTGAAAAGCGCTATCGAAATCGAGCACCTCTTCGACATGAGC
This window contains:
- the MNN9 gene encoding mannosyltransferase complex subunit MNN9 (Syntenic homolog of Ashbya gossypii AGL259C; Syntenic homolog of Saccharomyces cerevisiae YPL050C (MNN9)), whose product is MSLSMLVTRLKRSPLGVVLFPIVTITLIYFILFSREGSLIGRETSISNHKWTHEVEGTWHFPHSSKFKARKYSYKYKPSRLFSGRANEQVNNDRVEHFDLNTLKTTKTPAANKERVLILTPMQRFHNQYWENLLALTYPREYMELGFIIPRSSTGDEALKLLESAVKKIQSGAKNQRFAKVTILRQDSASFDQLDEKDRHAYKVQKERRAAMASARNELLFSTIGPLTSWVLWLDADIVETSPSVIEEMAMHDKEVLSANVFQRFINDDKQKDIRPYDFNNWQESDTGLMLASKMAEDEIIVEGYAEIATYRVLMAKIYDPSGNPSQEIPLDGVGGGCTLVKAHVHRDGAMFPNFPFYHLIETEGFAKMAKRLGYKVFGLPNYLVYHIEE
- the CTA1 gene encoding catalase A (Syntenic homolog of Ashbya gossypii AGL256W; Syntenic homolog of Saccharomyces cerevisiae YDR256C (CTA1) and Non-syntenic homolog of Saccharomyces cerevisiae YGR088W (CTT1)), with the translated sequence MSSEDNTNTADVRDDRVVTNSLGKPLGDPFATQRVGQHGPLLMQDYNLVDLLAHFNRERIPERNPHAHGSGAFGYFEVTDDITDVCGSAMFSEIGKKTRCLVRFSTVGGEKGSADTVRDPRGFSTKFYTEEGNLDWVYNNTPVFFIRDPAKFPHFIHTQKRNPKTNLKDANMFWDFLTTPENQVAIHQVMILFSDRGIPASYRHMNGYSGHTYKWSNKKGDWRYVQVHIKTDQGIKNLTHEEAGKLAGENADFCQEDLVNSIEKGDYPSWTVYIQTMTEEEAKKLPFSVFDLTKVWPQKDFPLRRVGKMVLNEVPKNFFAQVEQAAFAPSTTVPYQEPSADPVLQARLFAYADAHRYRIGPNYHQVPVNCPYASKSFHPAIRDGPMNVDGNLGSESNYLNTSNSYKFAAANIPIQEHQEKWSGPALPFHWATSPGDIDFVQARDLYTKVLARQPGQQKNLAHNVAVHVSNASPDIQERVFAMFHRVDPGLGDAIKTEALSLSKPAGTKL
- the SGF11 gene encoding SAGA histone acetyltransferase complex subunit SGF11 (Syntenic homolog of Ashbya gossypii AGL255W; Syntenic homolog of Saccharomyces cerevisiae YPL047W (SGF11)); the encoded protein is MTVQHKTMPQVTILTMAEDIYYNLVTSIVQDIVSRATSQNQFLNARYPNNPTLNYDPNGKLDIYGRQKQQESSIYFRCNNCDRDISANRFAAHLERCMSRGGRRG
- the DIG1 gene encoding Dig1p (Syntenic homolog of Ashbya gossypii AGL258C; Syntenic homolog of Saccharomyces cerevisiae YPL049C (DIG1) and YDR480W (DIG2)) — protein: MAEMTTSSTSLEVPTEPVDDTLKLQQLGIQCISPGLSSENMDNKMLTTMRISKSIAKEQRRQIEKLGTINNVAETSQSVEAPPVNDTVPSQGSSTLMRPRGKSLRRNRMPRPLNIGGTSINNAGPDGLCALAVESAPAHITNYQQALQQQQNRVLKPRVQYMGKQSLRYGAGGRRAGALVHMGYPPLMPMYPYGPQYYPQSSQPQYSAPMYMMMPHLATACPRINSSYGQQFGPHSAVPTAKPRVQTGSANKVQVDFESFLEGTRQNVIPTRDVFANNTSKWAPLKAQPLSAQEEFFGKRSKLSSDPEVDESGPDAEDTALDVPEEDASTTLKNASAQGSETVSANAPTAHVVPGESIRGEITILDDTFAFEFSSIKDKTDKKMFISICDKVWDESKKLNNGTEKDMQ
- the RMD5 gene encoding ubiquitin-protein ligase RMD5 (Syntenic homolog of Ashbya gossypii AGL254W; Syntenic homolog of Saccharomyces cerevisiae YDR255C (RMD5)); protein product: MSQLLENLDTEFKRFYDGDDIRNHVLKKCLTETHEFKLQLKKLKAHLNKQQQELQSGKVEDEASFNKKRQLISEKLRKTHNAWDANIRKSCKAAIVQQNRFEKHAVSKLFDFELEKVYTNRLPPHAKEYVASAIGKHLARYNISNVPMRERAEIVNYMKTLYGVDEHITEEYVEMGQIIQDLKSGSLESCMKWCTPGSNLQFELYLLKAKQLLLSGDKLLSYNYVMENIPDMMIKTRKYCIRRDIGALLGKIVVGGEERFHLLEEEIKAQLEKCIALFTKDYCKANNLLYDSSLFLILLSGIISFQFFIKYQTIRAASHVDWSTEDELPFHVKLPDFVCNFHPVFICPVLKEETTIENPPYSLPCHHIISKKSLDKLSTNGTCNFKCPYCPIMASKAKTKKVNFARL
- the ELC1 gene encoding elongin C (Syntenic homolog of Ashbya gossypii AGL253C; Syntenic homolog of Saccharomyces cerevisiae YPL046C (ELC1)); its protein translation is MEGVDEVTLVSGNGEEFKIPEQVALQSPTLSKMLSSSFLEQKERRIVLSETDGKILSKVIEYLNYVYDNKDKDADEDIPEFNVPPEISLELLLVADYLQI
- the CAM1 gene encoding translation elongation factor EF1B gamma (Syntenic homolog of Ashbya gossypii AGL257W; Syntenic homolog of Saccharomyces cerevisiae YPL048W (CAM1)), producing MSVLYVNKRIRCLVPKLLVSHLGLKVEIRDPDQYLEEWSKNFPLRKVPCLITATGAKLTEVIPIMIYLLKTSPDYKTRERLLHTSDLSKHTLILMYLSLANTDFCINMATMLTQIKGEKPYDKNSFEEASKNLDAITDVYEKRLSNINYLAETEEATLADLFTAAIFRRCFEFFYGAEWRNNHPAITKWFYDVIELPIMSPYYQDFKACDIAMAVPAISDGSKPEKKR